The Bombus vancouverensis nearcticus chromosome 2, iyBomVanc1_principal, whole genome shotgun sequence genome window below encodes:
- the Sas-4 gene encoding spindle assembly abnormal 4 isoform X4 gives MDGVAPLPPDKIVVHHISIDDVPIFSPKKDFHTLLEERLKDSENEPPGKKSSASSGNKIKRPFLRKGEGLARFKLNQQLQPSTLKTRLHSISFTNNTQSSSKCPRNEDKYNKTQHLKNAQLSKKTHCINVAQKHLCLKNVSLPKKKICSTPKSNTTTTYLKDDINEVKNAVELNTSDFHSGTQKELEEVRIFELLEEKAENSSFCSTSSAVTAFLQQSTPFKIKNAEYRMGSSVHNAKQVTPGSNIPKEQLIVKSNQAYKCMKSNKDTDTHCDLLPFINQKIIHDDIHEDIMFLQNTNEDNRIKPNRNGYMSLRDQIESIHNEQNVINRIDVPIAEDNKEVSPHVRFSEFNEYRTIGLTDTSSISTESLVTKSFSDEKAWSDSSILETSTVQTLSVPFEVSQSPVIMKSKMHKAQTCKDMTENNDSTCNTDDMYQNVCHKDESELSDTEDLTSNDEVSNLHKCGQDDLTPQKIDNFYDIGTLKKNMKFCDNKKIDEYVDNYNNVVVTEDQENIKYLQETNETIFKSELLKARLLELEQEINIFRKENAALSMQRKKLREDHQSLRKEYAEKEKNFAENKKQVEERLQEERKKLAREKSALENRMRDSQEKAQQSKLERQEIQNLKQEIEQLVQDMHIKESRWNAAQSRHRCQMRILKLENSKLKQEVEKLKKNNIRNKGRSGASANTRAIHQINKQINMQYKESKKINDASSDDDQKLTEPIMKTISIASEQDIERKKEYNCNSNTNIMNDKRPKNQTTIIDIVKKRNLYENLIKEATLDLTEIPEKFDALENLSESKSDSNNELKKVNSQTNVTKANCKKSYKECDTPFNHNGINDNTQLHVQNDYKCFNENYTKDLASADKLPNIHIENISLSYRSNTSTDKQGMTQIEHPDGSIECRFPNGNIKKIFPDQGITKLIYYNGDIRETNRDGKIKYFYASTHTWHTTMPDGLEILEFSDGQVERRLHDGTVEVLFPDGSVRIVKSDGIEKWTLPDGTLMQIFTNGEKVLTLPNGQREIHTSTHKRREYPDGTIKLIYLDGTQETRYSNGRIRLKDKDGNLLMDSYQ, from the exons ATGGATGGAGTAGCACCATTACCACCTGATAAAATAGTTGTTCATCACATTTCTATTGATGATGTACCAATATTTTCTCCGAAAAAGGATTTTCATACATTGCTTGAAGAAAGATTGAAAGACAGTGAAAATGAACCTCCTGGAAAAAAGTCTAGTGCTAGTTCagggaataaaataaaaaggccATTTTTAAGAAAAGGAGAAGGTTTGGCTCGATTTAAATTGAATCAACAATTACAACCTTCTACATTGAAAACAAGATTGCATAGTATATCATTTACTAACAATACACAATCTAGTTCTAAATGTCCTAGAAATGAAGATAAATACAATAAAACTCAACATTTAAAGAATGCACAGTTATCAAAAAAGACACATTGTATAAATGTAGCTCAAAAACATTTATGTCTAAAAAATGTTTCATTACCAAAGAAAAAAATTTGTAGTACGCCTAAATCTAATACTACAACTACATATTTGAAAGATGATATTAATGAAGTGAAAAATGCAGTTGAATTAAATACTTCAGATTTTCATTCTGGAACTCAgaaagaattagaagaagtaaGAATATTTGAATTGTTAGAAGAAAAAGCAGAGAATTCTAGCTTCTGTTCTACATCTAGTGCAGTTACTGCATTCTTACAACAATCAACaccatttaaaataaaaaatgctgAATATAGAATGGGCAGTAGTGTGCACAATGCAAAACAAGTTACTCCAGGAAGTAACATACCTAAAGAACAATTGATTGTAAAATCTAATCAAGCATATAAATGTATGAAGTCCAATAAGGATACTGATACTCACTGCGATCTCTTACCTTTTATAAATCAAAAGATTATTCATGATGATATACACGAAGATATAATGTTTTTGCAAAATACTAATGAAGACAATAGAATAAAACCAAATAGAAATGGATACATGTCATTAAGGGATCAAATCGAATCTATACATAATGAACAGAATGTTATAAATAGAATTGATGTTCCTATTGCTGAAGACAATAAAGAAGTCAGTCCTCATGTTAGATTTTCTGAATTTAATGAATACAGAACAATTGGATTAACAGATACCTCAAGTATATCAACTGAATCATTAGTAACAAAAAGCTTTTCAGATGAAAAGGCTTGGAGTGATTCCTCAATCCTAGAAACATCTACTGTACAAACATTATCAGTGCCATTTGAAGTATCACAGTCTCCTGTAATAATGAAAAGTAAAATGCATAAGGCACAAACCTGTAAAGATATGACAGAGAACAATGATTCTACTTGTAATACAGATGATATGTACCAAAATGTGTGTCATAAAGATGAATCAGAGTTATCAGATACTGAGGATTTAACTTCCAATGATGAAGTGAGTAATTTACATAAATGTGGACAAGATGATTTAACACCACAAAAAATTGATAACTTTTATGATAttggaacattaaaaaaaaatatgaaattttgtgACAACAAAAAAATAGATGAATATGtagataattataataatgtagTTGTAACTGAAGAtcaggaaaatataaaatacttacAAGAAACAAACGAAACTATTTTTAAATCAGAACTTTTAAAAGCTCGTTTATTGGAACTTGAACAGGAAATCAATATATTTCGTAAAGAAAATGCAGCTTTATCTATGCAGCGTAAAAAATTACGTGAAGATCATCAAAGTTTACGCAAAGAGTAtgcggaaaaagaaaaaaattttgcagaaaataaaaaacaagtTGAAGAGCGTTtacaagaagaaaggaaaaagctTGCACGTGAAAAGTCCGCATTAGAAAATAGAATGCGAGATTCACAAGAAAAAGCTCAACAAAGTAAATTGGAAAGACAGGAAATCCAAAATTTGAAGCAAGAAATAGAACAATTGGTGCAGGACATGCATATAAAGGAAAGTAGATGGAATGCAGCACAATCTAGACATAGATGTCAAATGAGaatattaaaattagaaaattcaaaACTGAAACAAGAAGTagagaaattaaagaaaaataatattaggAACAAAGGAAGATCTGGAGCTTCTGCAAATACAAGAGCAATTCAtcaaattaataaacaaattaaCATGCAATATAAAGAATCTAAAAAAATTAATGATGCTTCATCAGATGATGATCAAAAACTGACAGAACCAATAATGAAGACAATAAGTATAGCTAGTGAACAGgatatagaaagaaagaaggaatataaTTGTAATAGTAATACGAATATTATGAATGATAAACGACCAAAAAATCAAACAACTATAATAGATATTGTtaaaaaacgaaatttatatgaaaatttaatcAAAGAAGCAACATTAGATTTAACAGAAATTCCAGAAAAATTTGATGCTCTTGAAAATTTAAGTGAGTCTAAGTCAGACTCAAACAATGAATTGAAAAAAGTAAATAGTCAAACAAATGTTACAAAAGCTAATTGTAAAAAATCATATAAAGAATGTGATACACCTTTTAATCATAATGGTATTAATGACAATACTCAATTACATGTGCAAAATgattataaatgttttaatgaaaattatacaaaaGATTTAGCATCAGCAGATAAACTACCTAATATACACATAGAGAATATATCTTTGTCTTACCGAAGTAATACTAGTACTGATAAACAAGGTATGACACAGATTGAACACCCTGATGGTTCCATTGAATGTCGATTTCCAAATGGAAATATTAAGAAGATATTTCCCGATCAAGGTATAACTaagttaatatattataatggcGATATTCGTGAAACTAATagagatggaaaaataaaatatttttatgcatCAACACATACATGGCACACAACAATGCCAGATGGTTTAGAGATTTTAGAATTTTCTGA TGGTCAAGTAGAAAGAAGATTGCACGATGGTACAGTAGAAGTATTATTTCCAGATGGTTCAGTACGAATCGTAAAGTCAGATGGTATTGAAAAATGGACATTACCAGATGGAACATTAATGCAAATTTTTACTAATGGTGAAAAAGTTCTTACTTTACCAAATGGACAACGTGAAATACATACTAGTACTCATAAG agACGTGAATATCCTGATGGAACCAttaaattaatctatcttgatggCACACAGGAAACACGATATTCAAATGGCAGAATACGTCTCAAAGATAAAGATGGTAATCTTTTAATGGATTCCTATCAATAG
- the Sas-4 gene encoding spindle assembly abnormal 4 isoform X1 translates to MPIQKMDLEATVVKRLQKLRQWQLEQQERLLKQQEIQRQMLTQKQDCMYKALELSIQELDLDKDILDINNSNESDKNTGINNKNLIMLHNKPQTKENYTQAINKNDSCINQNISGNFENIISRQKSPTQRFIKDVINIESHIRKQSKDKTGIKNDIEEEKQLEQFIMDGVAPLPPDKIVVHHISIDDVPIFSPKKDFHTLLEERLKDSENEPPGKKSSASSGNKIKRPFLRKGEGLARFKLNQQLQPSTLKTRLHSISFTNNTQSSSKCPRNEDKYNKTQHLKNAQLSKKTHCINVAQKHLCLKNVSLPKKKICSTPKSNTTTTYLKDDINEVKNAVELNTSDFHSGTQKELEEVRIFELLEEKAENSSFCSTSSAVTAFLQQSTPFKIKNAEYRMGSSVHNAKQVTPGSNIPKEQLIVKSNQAYKCMKSNKDTDTHCDLLPFINQKIIHDDIHEDIMFLQNTNEDNRIKPNRNGYMSLRDQIESIHNEQNVINRIDVPIAEDNKEVSPHVRFSEFNEYRTIGLTDTSSISTESLVTKSFSDEKAWSDSSILETSTVQTLSVPFEVSQSPVIMKSKMHKAQTCKDMTENNDSTCNTDDMYQNVCHKDESELSDTEDLTSNDEVSNLHKCGQDDLTPQKIDNFYDIGTLKKNMKFCDNKKIDEYVDNYNNVVVTEDQENIKYLQETNETIFKSELLKARLLELEQEINIFRKENAALSMQRKKLREDHQSLRKEYAEKEKNFAENKKQVEERLQEERKKLAREKSALENRMRDSQEKAQQSKLERQEIQNLKQEIEQLVQDMHIKESRWNAAQSRHRCQMRILKLENSKLKQEVEKLKKNNIRNKGRSGASANTRAIHQINKQINMQYKESKKINDASSDDDQKLTEPIMKTISIASEQDIERKKEYNCNSNTNIMNDKRPKNQTTIIDIVKKRNLYENLIKEATLDLTEIPEKFDALENLSESKSDSNNELKKVNSQTNVTKANCKKSYKECDTPFNHNGINDNTQLHVQNDYKCFNENYTKDLASADKLPNIHIENISLSYRSNTSTDKQGMTQIEHPDGSIECRFPNGNIKKIFPDQGITKLIYYNGDIRETNRDGKIKYFYASTHTWHTTMPDGLEILEFSDGQVERRLHDGTVEVLFPDGSVRIVKSDGIEKWTLPDGTLMQIFTNGEKVLTLPNGQREIHTSTHKRREYPDGTIKLIYLDGTQETRYSNGRIRLKDKDGNLLMDSYQ, encoded by the exons ATGCCCATTCAAAAAATGGACTTAGAAGCAACTGTAGTTAAACGTTTACAAAAACTGAGGCAGTGGCAGTTAGAACAACAAGAACGATTGTTGAAACAGCAAGAGATACAAAGACAGATGTTAACTCAGAAACAAGATTGTATGTATAAAGCACTTGAATTATCAATACAAGAACTTGATCTGGATAAAGATATATTagatataaataattcaaatgaatctgataaaaatactggaattaataataaaaatctaaTTATGTTACATAATAAACCACAGACGAAAGAAAATTATACACAAGCAATAAATAAGAATGACTCATGCATTAATCAAAATATAAGTGGCAATTTTGAAAACATAATTTCACGACAAAAGTCACCGACACAAAGATTCATTAAAGATGTAATTAACATTGAAAGCCATATAAGAAAACAGTCAAAGGATAAAACTGGTATAAAAAATGACatagaagaagaaaaacaacTAGAACAATTTATTATGGATGGAGTAGCACCATTACCACCTGATAAAATAGTTGTTCATCACATTTCTATTGATGATGTACCAATATTTTCTCCGAAAAAGGATTTTCATACATTGCTTGAAGAAAGATTGAAAGACAGTGAAAATGAACCTCCTGGAAAAAAGTCTAGTGCTAGTTCagggaataaaataaaaaggccATTTTTAAGAAAAGGAGAAGGTTTGGCTCGATTTAAATTGAATCAACAATTACAACCTTCTACATTGAAAACAAGATTGCATAGTATATCATTTACTAACAATACACAATCTAGTTCTAAATGTCCTAGAAATGAAGATAAATACAATAAAACTCAACATTTAAAGAATGCACAGTTATCAAAAAAGACACATTGTATAAATGTAGCTCAAAAACATTTATGTCTAAAAAATGTTTCATTACCAAAGAAAAAAATTTGTAGTACGCCTAAATCTAATACTACAACTACATATTTGAAAGATGATATTAATGAAGTGAAAAATGCAGTTGAATTAAATACTTCAGATTTTCATTCTGGAACTCAgaaagaattagaagaagtaaGAATATTTGAATTGTTAGAAGAAAAAGCAGAGAATTCTAGCTTCTGTTCTACATCTAGTGCAGTTACTGCATTCTTACAACAATCAACaccatttaaaataaaaaatgctgAATATAGAATGGGCAGTAGTGTGCACAATGCAAAACAAGTTACTCCAGGAAGTAACATACCTAAAGAACAATTGATTGTAAAATCTAATCAAGCATATAAATGTATGAAGTCCAATAAGGATACTGATACTCACTGCGATCTCTTACCTTTTATAAATCAAAAGATTATTCATGATGATATACACGAAGATATAATGTTTTTGCAAAATACTAATGAAGACAATAGAATAAAACCAAATAGAAATGGATACATGTCATTAAGGGATCAAATCGAATCTATACATAATGAACAGAATGTTATAAATAGAATTGATGTTCCTATTGCTGAAGACAATAAAGAAGTCAGTCCTCATGTTAGATTTTCTGAATTTAATGAATACAGAACAATTGGATTAACAGATACCTCAAGTATATCAACTGAATCATTAGTAACAAAAAGCTTTTCAGATGAAAAGGCTTGGAGTGATTCCTCAATCCTAGAAACATCTACTGTACAAACATTATCAGTGCCATTTGAAGTATCACAGTCTCCTGTAATAATGAAAAGTAAAATGCATAAGGCACAAACCTGTAAAGATATGACAGAGAACAATGATTCTACTTGTAATACAGATGATATGTACCAAAATGTGTGTCATAAAGATGAATCAGAGTTATCAGATACTGAGGATTTAACTTCCAATGATGAAGTGAGTAATTTACATAAATGTGGACAAGATGATTTAACACCACAAAAAATTGATAACTTTTATGATAttggaacattaaaaaaaaatatgaaattttgtgACAACAAAAAAATAGATGAATATGtagataattataataatgtagTTGTAACTGAAGAtcaggaaaatataaaatacttacAAGAAACAAACGAAACTATTTTTAAATCAGAACTTTTAAAAGCTCGTTTATTGGAACTTGAACAGGAAATCAATATATTTCGTAAAGAAAATGCAGCTTTATCTATGCAGCGTAAAAAATTACGTGAAGATCATCAAAGTTTACGCAAAGAGTAtgcggaaaaagaaaaaaattttgcagaaaataaaaaacaagtTGAAGAGCGTTtacaagaagaaaggaaaaagctTGCACGTGAAAAGTCCGCATTAGAAAATAGAATGCGAGATTCACAAGAAAAAGCTCAACAAAGTAAATTGGAAAGACAGGAAATCCAAAATTTGAAGCAAGAAATAGAACAATTGGTGCAGGACATGCATATAAAGGAAAGTAGATGGAATGCAGCACAATCTAGACATAGATGTCAAATGAGaatattaaaattagaaaattcaaaACTGAAACAAGAAGTagagaaattaaagaaaaataatattaggAACAAAGGAAGATCTGGAGCTTCTGCAAATACAAGAGCAATTCAtcaaattaataaacaaattaaCATGCAATATAAAGAATCTAAAAAAATTAATGATGCTTCATCAGATGATGATCAAAAACTGACAGAACCAATAATGAAGACAATAAGTATAGCTAGTGAACAGgatatagaaagaaagaaggaatataaTTGTAATAGTAATACGAATATTATGAATGATAAACGACCAAAAAATCAAACAACTATAATAGATATTGTtaaaaaacgaaatttatatgaaaatttaatcAAAGAAGCAACATTAGATTTAACAGAAATTCCAGAAAAATTTGATGCTCTTGAAAATTTAAGTGAGTCTAAGTCAGACTCAAACAATGAATTGAAAAAAGTAAATAGTCAAACAAATGTTACAAAAGCTAATTGTAAAAAATCATATAAAGAATGTGATACACCTTTTAATCATAATGGTATTAATGACAATACTCAATTACATGTGCAAAATgattataaatgttttaatgaaaattatacaaaaGATTTAGCATCAGCAGATAAACTACCTAATATACACATAGAGAATATATCTTTGTCTTACCGAAGTAATACTAGTACTGATAAACAAGGTATGACACAGATTGAACACCCTGATGGTTCCATTGAATGTCGATTTCCAAATGGAAATATTAAGAAGATATTTCCCGATCAAGGTATAACTaagttaatatattataatggcGATATTCGTGAAACTAATagagatggaaaaataaaatatttttatgcatCAACACATACATGGCACACAACAATGCCAGATGGTTTAGAGATTTTAGAATTTTCTGA TGGTCAAGTAGAAAGAAGATTGCACGATGGTACAGTAGAAGTATTATTTCCAGATGGTTCAGTACGAATCGTAAAGTCAGATGGTATTGAAAAATGGACATTACCAGATGGAACATTAATGCAAATTTTTACTAATGGTGAAAAAGTTCTTACTTTACCAAATGGACAACGTGAAATACATACTAGTACTCATAAG agACGTGAATATCCTGATGGAACCAttaaattaatctatcttgatggCACACAGGAAACACGATATTCAAATGGCAGAATACGTCTCAAAGATAAAGATGGTAATCTTTTAATGGATTCCTATCAATAG
- the Sas-4 gene encoding spindle assembly abnormal 4 isoform X2 produces MPIQKMDLEATVVKRLQKLRQWQLEQQERLLKQQEIQRQMLTQKQDCMYKALELSIQELDLDKDILDINNSNESDKNTGINNKNLIMLHNKPQTKENYTQAINKNDSCINQNISGNFENIISRQKSPTQRFIKDVINIESHIRKQSKDKTGIKNDIEEEKQLEQFIMDGVAPLPPDKIVVHHISIDDVPIFSPKKDFHTLLEERLKDSENEPPGKKSSASSGNKIKRPFLRKGEGLARFKLNQQLQPSTLKTRLHSISFTNNTQSSSKCPRNEDKYNKTQHLKNAQLSKKTHCINVAQKHLCLKNVSLPKKKICSTPKSNTTTTYLKDDINEVKNAVELNTSDFHSGTQKELEEVRIFELLEEKAENSSFCSTSSAVTAFLQQSTPFKIKNAEYRMGSSVHNAKQVTPGSNIPKEQLIVKSNQAYKCMKSNKDTDTHCDLLPFINQKIIHDDIHEDIMFLQNTNEDNRIKPNRNGYMSLRDQIESIHNEQNVINRIDVPIAEDNKEVSPHVRFSEFNEYRTIGLTDTSSISTESLVTKSFSDEKAWSDSSILETSTVQTLSVPFEVSQSPVIMKSKMHKAQTCKDMTENNDSTCNTDDMYQNVCHKDESELSDTEDLTSNDEVSNLHKCGQDDLTPQKIDNFYDIGTLKKNMKFCDNKKIDEYVDNYNNVVVTEDQENIKYLQETNETIFKSELLKARLLELEQEINIFRKENAALSMQRKKLREDHQSLRKEYAEKEKNFAENKKQVEERLQEERKKLAREKSALENRMRDSQEKAQQSKLERQEIQNLKQEIEQLVQDMHIKESRWNAAQSRHRCQMRILKLENSKLKQEVEKLKKNNIRNKGRSGASANTRAIHQINKQINMQYKESKKINDASSDDDQKLTEPIMKTISIASEQDIERKKEYNCNSNTNIMNDKRPKNQTTIIDIVKKRNLYENLIKEATLDLTEIPEKFDALENLSESKSDSNNELKKVNSQTNVTKANCKKSYKECDTPFNHNGINDNTQLHVQNDYKCFNENYTKDLASADKLPNIHIENISLSYRSNTSTDKQGMTQIEHPDGSIECRFPNGNIKKIFPDQGITKLIYYNGDIRETNRDGKIKYFYASTHTWHTTMPDGLEILEFSDEYYFFYYLVVK; encoded by the exons ATGCCCATTCAAAAAATGGACTTAGAAGCAACTGTAGTTAAACGTTTACAAAAACTGAGGCAGTGGCAGTTAGAACAACAAGAACGATTGTTGAAACAGCAAGAGATACAAAGACAGATGTTAACTCAGAAACAAGATTGTATGTATAAAGCACTTGAATTATCAATACAAGAACTTGATCTGGATAAAGATATATTagatataaataattcaaatgaatctgataaaaatactggaattaataataaaaatctaaTTATGTTACATAATAAACCACAGACGAAAGAAAATTATACACAAGCAATAAATAAGAATGACTCATGCATTAATCAAAATATAAGTGGCAATTTTGAAAACATAATTTCACGACAAAAGTCACCGACACAAAGATTCATTAAAGATGTAATTAACATTGAAAGCCATATAAGAAAACAGTCAAAGGATAAAACTGGTATAAAAAATGACatagaagaagaaaaacaacTAGAACAATTTATTATGGATGGAGTAGCACCATTACCACCTGATAAAATAGTTGTTCATCACATTTCTATTGATGATGTACCAATATTTTCTCCGAAAAAGGATTTTCATACATTGCTTGAAGAAAGATTGAAAGACAGTGAAAATGAACCTCCTGGAAAAAAGTCTAGTGCTAGTTCagggaataaaataaaaaggccATTTTTAAGAAAAGGAGAAGGTTTGGCTCGATTTAAATTGAATCAACAATTACAACCTTCTACATTGAAAACAAGATTGCATAGTATATCATTTACTAACAATACACAATCTAGTTCTAAATGTCCTAGAAATGAAGATAAATACAATAAAACTCAACATTTAAAGAATGCACAGTTATCAAAAAAGACACATTGTATAAATGTAGCTCAAAAACATTTATGTCTAAAAAATGTTTCATTACCAAAGAAAAAAATTTGTAGTACGCCTAAATCTAATACTACAACTACATATTTGAAAGATGATATTAATGAAGTGAAAAATGCAGTTGAATTAAATACTTCAGATTTTCATTCTGGAACTCAgaaagaattagaagaagtaaGAATATTTGAATTGTTAGAAGAAAAAGCAGAGAATTCTAGCTTCTGTTCTACATCTAGTGCAGTTACTGCATTCTTACAACAATCAACaccatttaaaataaaaaatgctgAATATAGAATGGGCAGTAGTGTGCACAATGCAAAACAAGTTACTCCAGGAAGTAACATACCTAAAGAACAATTGATTGTAAAATCTAATCAAGCATATAAATGTATGAAGTCCAATAAGGATACTGATACTCACTGCGATCTCTTACCTTTTATAAATCAAAAGATTATTCATGATGATATACACGAAGATATAATGTTTTTGCAAAATACTAATGAAGACAATAGAATAAAACCAAATAGAAATGGATACATGTCATTAAGGGATCAAATCGAATCTATACATAATGAACAGAATGTTATAAATAGAATTGATGTTCCTATTGCTGAAGACAATAAAGAAGTCAGTCCTCATGTTAGATTTTCTGAATTTAATGAATACAGAACAATTGGATTAACAGATACCTCAAGTATATCAACTGAATCATTAGTAACAAAAAGCTTTTCAGATGAAAAGGCTTGGAGTGATTCCTCAATCCTAGAAACATCTACTGTACAAACATTATCAGTGCCATTTGAAGTATCACAGTCTCCTGTAATAATGAAAAGTAAAATGCATAAGGCACAAACCTGTAAAGATATGACAGAGAACAATGATTCTACTTGTAATACAGATGATATGTACCAAAATGTGTGTCATAAAGATGAATCAGAGTTATCAGATACTGAGGATTTAACTTCCAATGATGAAGTGAGTAATTTACATAAATGTGGACAAGATGATTTAACACCACAAAAAATTGATAACTTTTATGATAttggaacattaaaaaaaaatatgaaattttgtgACAACAAAAAAATAGATGAATATGtagataattataataatgtagTTGTAACTGAAGAtcaggaaaatataaaatacttacAAGAAACAAACGAAACTATTTTTAAATCAGAACTTTTAAAAGCTCGTTTATTGGAACTTGAACAGGAAATCAATATATTTCGTAAAGAAAATGCAGCTTTATCTATGCAGCGTAAAAAATTACGTGAAGATCATCAAAGTTTACGCAAAGAGTAtgcggaaaaagaaaaaaattttgcagaaaataaaaaacaagtTGAAGAGCGTTtacaagaagaaaggaaaaagctTGCACGTGAAAAGTCCGCATTAGAAAATAGAATGCGAGATTCACAAGAAAAAGCTCAACAAAGTAAATTGGAAAGACAGGAAATCCAAAATTTGAAGCAAGAAATAGAACAATTGGTGCAGGACATGCATATAAAGGAAAGTAGATGGAATGCAGCACAATCTAGACATAGATGTCAAATGAGaatattaaaattagaaaattcaaaACTGAAACAAGAAGTagagaaattaaagaaaaataatattaggAACAAAGGAAGATCTGGAGCTTCTGCAAATACAAGAGCAATTCAtcaaattaataaacaaattaaCATGCAATATAAAGAATCTAAAAAAATTAATGATGCTTCATCAGATGATGATCAAAAACTGACAGAACCAATAATGAAGACAATAAGTATAGCTAGTGAACAGgatatagaaagaaagaaggaatataaTTGTAATAGTAATACGAATATTATGAATGATAAACGACCAAAAAATCAAACAACTATAATAGATATTGTtaaaaaacgaaatttatatgaaaatttaatcAAAGAAGCAACATTAGATTTAACAGAAATTCCAGAAAAATTTGATGCTCTTGAAAATTTAAGTGAGTCTAAGTCAGACTCAAACAATGAATTGAAAAAAGTAAATAGTCAAACAAATGTTACAAAAGCTAATTGTAAAAAATCATATAAAGAATGTGATACACCTTTTAATCATAATGGTATTAATGACAATACTCAATTACATGTGCAAAATgattataaatgttttaatgaaaattatacaaaaGATTTAGCATCAGCAGATAAACTACCTAATATACACATAGAGAATATATCTTTGTCTTACCGAAGTAATACTAGTACTGATAAACAAGGTATGACACAGATTGAACACCCTGATGGTTCCATTGAATGTCGATTTCCAAATGGAAATATTAAGAAGATATTTCCCGATCAAGGTATAACTaagttaatatattataatggcGATATTCGTGAAACTAATagagatggaaaaataaaatatttttatgcatCAACACATACATGGCACACAACAATGCCAGATGGTTTAGAGATTTTAGAATTTTCTGA tgAATATTACTTCTTCTATTATTTAGTGGTCAAGTAG